One Oscillospiraceae bacterium genomic region harbors:
- a CDS encoding carbon starvation protein A: MNTLVIVLIAAVVLVCAYAGYGRWLAKTWGVDPNAKTPAVRLEDGKDYVPTDGWTVFSHQFSSIAGAGPVTGAIQAAAFGWLPVLLWVLIGGVFFGAVTDFGALYASVKNDGKSMGLLIEKYIGKTGRKLFLLFCWLFCCIVIAAFADMVAGTFNAYVTTDGVTSLSDAANTNGAAGMVSIMFMVFAVIFGLLQKKFRFTGWKESVISIVFIVLSFVVGMNFPIILGKAAWSYITFVYIFFAAVLPMWLLKQPRDHMTTFMFICMIAGAVVGLLVAHPTMNLPVFTGFNNEKLGTMFPILFVTVACGAVSGFHSLVSSGTSSKTVENEKDMLKVGYGAMVLESLLAVLALCVAGAAAAADGTPAAGTPFQIFSRGVAGFFEMFGVPVSIATVFMTMCVSALALTSLDAVARIGRMSFQELFSTDDMEHAEGWRKLFCNVYFSTIITLAFGFLLTQIGYANIWPLFGSANQLLSALVLATLCVFLKVTGRNNKMLFPPLVIMLCVTFTALVQRLIAMVKAISAAVSTTIPAGETTWGAVFIANGLQLILAVMLIVLGLNIVLHSVKSYSKSEKNSEKTAA; this comes from the coding sequence TAAAACCTGGGGTGTTGACCCCAACGCCAAAACTCCGGCTGTGCGGCTGGAGGATGGCAAGGACTACGTGCCCACCGATGGCTGGACCGTTTTCAGCCATCAGTTCTCTTCCATCGCAGGTGCCGGCCCTGTTACCGGTGCTATCCAGGCTGCCGCTTTCGGCTGGCTGCCCGTCCTGCTGTGGGTGCTCATCGGCGGCGTCTTCTTCGGCGCTGTTACCGACTTCGGCGCCCTGTATGCTTCCGTCAAGAATGACGGTAAGTCCATGGGCCTGCTGATCGAGAAGTACATCGGCAAGACCGGCCGTAAGCTGTTCCTGCTGTTCTGCTGGCTGTTCTGCTGCATCGTTATCGCTGCTTTTGCTGACATGGTCGCCGGTACCTTCAACGCTTACGTCACCACCGATGGTGTGACCAGCCTGTCTGATGCCGCCAACACCAACGGCGCTGCCGGCATGGTCTCCATCATGTTCATGGTGTTCGCTGTCATCTTCGGCCTGCTGCAGAAGAAGTTCCGCTTCACCGGCTGGAAAGAGTCCGTCATCAGCATCGTCTTCATCGTGCTGTCCTTCGTTGTCGGCATGAACTTCCCCATCATTCTGGGCAAGGCTGCCTGGAGCTACATCACCTTCGTCTACATCTTCTTCGCTGCGGTCCTGCCCATGTGGCTGCTGAAACAGCCCCGTGACCACATGACCACCTTCATGTTCATCTGCATGATCGCCGGTGCCGTTGTCGGCCTGCTGGTCGCTCATCCCACCATGAACCTGCCCGTCTTCACCGGTTTCAACAACGAGAAGCTGGGCACCATGTTCCCCATCCTGTTTGTTACCGTGGCCTGCGGCGCCGTTTCCGGTTTCCACAGCCTGGTTTCCTCCGGCACTTCCTCCAAGACCGTTGAGAACGAGAAAGACATGCTCAAGGTCGGTTACGGCGCCATGGTGCTGGAAAGCCTGCTGGCTGTCCTGGCCCTGTGCGTTGCCGGTGCTGCTGCCGCTGCCGATGGCACCCCGGCCGCCGGTACCCCGTTCCAGATCTTCAGCCGCGGCGTTGCCGGCTTCTTTGAGATGTTCGGCGTGCCCGTTTCCATCGCTACCGTCTTTATGACGATGTGCGTTTCCGCCCTGGCCCTGACCAGCCTGGATGCCGTGGCCCGTATCGGCCGTATGAGCTTCCAGGAGCTGTTCAGCACCGATGATATGGAGCACGCTGAGGGCTGGCGCAAGCTGTTCTGCAACGTTTACTTCTCCACCATCATCACTCTGGCCTTCGGCTTCCTGCTGACCCAGATCGGCTATGCCAACATCTGGCCGCTGTTCGGTTCCGCCAACCAGCTGCTGAGCGCTCTGGTCCTGGCTACCCTGTGCGTATTCCTGAAGGTCACCGGCCGCAACAACAAGATGCTGTTCCCGCCGCTGGTCATCATGCTGTGCGTCACCTTCACCGCGCTGGTCCAGCGCCTGATCGCCATGGTCAAGGCCATCTCTGCCGCTGTTTCCACCACCATCCCCGCTGGCGAGACCACCTGGGGTGCTGTGTTCATCGCCAACGGCCTGCAGCTGATCCTGGCTGTGATGCTGATCGTTCTGGGCCTGAACATTGTGCTGCACAGTGTCAAGAGCTACAGCAAGAGCGAGAAAAACAGCGAAAAAACTGCTGCCTGA
- a CDS encoding transporter substrate-binding domain-containing protein, whose translation MKLKKTLALGLVAAMAASFTACGSTAAESAADSTASGEAAAEAAADAPDGDGDPTTLTVAMECAYAPYNWTQSDDSNGAVAIRGSSDYAYGYDVMMAKKIADALGQNVQIVKLDWDSLIPAVMSGDVDCVIAGQSITAERAAQVDFSDPYYYASIITLTKKDSQYASAASVADLAGATATSQLGTIWYDNCLSQIPDANILPAQETAPSMLVALSSGACDIVVTDRPTGQAALVAYPDFTLLDFGGGDNDFQVSDEDINIGISMKKGNTALKDAINEVLATMTADDYNTMMDEAISVQPLSE comes from the coding sequence ATGAAACTGAAAAAGACTTTGGCCCTGGGCCTGGTGGCTGCCATGGCCGCCAGCTTTACCGCCTGCGGCTCTACCGCGGCCGAGAGCGCCGCTGATTCCACCGCTTCCGGCGAGGCCGCCGCTGAGGCTGCCGCCGATGCCCCCGATGGTGACGGCGACCCCACGACCCTGACCGTTGCCATGGAGTGCGCTTACGCCCCCTACAACTGGACCCAGAGCGATGACTCCAACGGCGCTGTTGCCATCCGCGGCTCCAGCGACTACGCCTACGGCTACGACGTTATGATGGCCAAAAAGATTGCCGACGCCTTGGGCCAGAACGTCCAGATTGTCAAGCTGGACTGGGACAGCCTGATCCCCGCCGTCATGAGCGGCGATGTGGACTGCGTCATCGCCGGTCAGTCCATCACCGCTGAGCGCGCTGCCCAGGTCGACTTCTCTGACCCGTACTACTACGCTTCCATCATCACCCTGACCAAGAAGGACAGCCAGTATGCTTCCGCCGCCAGCGTGGCCGATCTGGCCGGTGCCACCGCTACCAGCCAGCTGGGCACCATCTGGTATGATAACTGCCTGTCCCAGATTCCCGATGCCAACATCCTGCCCGCCCAGGAAACTGCCCCCTCCATGCTGGTGGCCCTGAGCAGCGGCGCCTGCGACATCGTCGTCACCGACCGTCCCACCGGCCAGGCGGCCCTGGTTGCTTATCCTGACTTCACCCTGCTGGACTTCGGCGGCGGCGACAACGACTTCCAGGTCAGCGATGAGGACATCAACATCGGTATTTCCATGAAGAAGGGCAACACCGCCCTGAAGGATGCCATCAACGAAGTGCTGGCAACCATGACCGCTGACGACTACAACACCATGATGGACGAAGCCATCAGCGTACAGCCCCTGAGCGAGTAA
- a CDS encoding amino acid ABC transporter permease, translating to MQDFLTNCANVLQKYGFSYLRGAGTTLLLALVGTFFGCLIGFAVGALQTIPIDKQRDPVWKRVLLRILRVVLRCYVELFRGTPMIVQAVFIYYGLLQVFGIKMGMWTAGFFIVSINTGAYMAETVRGGIVSIDPGQTEGAMAIGMNHWQTMLHVILPQALRNIVPQIGNNFIINIKDTSVLSVISITDLFFVHKSVVGALYTYFESAVIVMIIYLSMTLLASYLLRAWEKALDGPQNYDLNTTDTLAYTSGMYNAPDPDHKSQNLDMKGEASHV from the coding sequence ATGCAAGACTTTTTGACAAACTGCGCCAATGTGTTGCAGAAATACGGCTTTTCGTATCTGCGCGGCGCAGGCACTACCCTGCTGCTGGCACTGGTCGGCACATTCTTTGGCTGCCTGATCGGTTTCGCCGTGGGCGCTTTGCAGACGATCCCCATCGATAAACAGCGCGACCCCGTCTGGAAGCGGGTGCTGCTGCGCATCCTGCGGGTAGTGCTGCGCTGCTATGTTGAGCTGTTCCGCGGCACGCCCATGATCGTGCAGGCCGTTTTCATCTACTACGGCCTGCTGCAGGTGTTCGGCATTAAAATGGGCATGTGGACGGCCGGTTTCTTCATCGTATCCATCAACACCGGTGCTTACATGGCCGAGACGGTCCGCGGCGGCATTGTCTCCATCGACCCAGGCCAGACCGAGGGTGCCATGGCTATCGGCATGAACCACTGGCAGACGATGCTGCATGTCATCCTGCCCCAGGCCCTGCGCAACATCGTGCCCCAGATCGGCAACAACTTCATCATCAACATCAAGGATACCTCGGTGCTGTCGGTCATCTCCATCACCGACCTGTTCTTTGTGCACAAGAGCGTGGTCGGCGCGCTGTACACCTACTTTGAAAGCGCCGTTATCGTCATGATCATCTACCTGTCGATGACGCTGCTGGCCAGCTACCTGCTGCGTGCCTGGGAGAAGGCCCTGGACGGCCCCCAGAACTACGACCTGAACACCACCGATACCCTGGCCTACACCAGCGGCATGTACAACGCCCCGGACCCGGACCACAAGTCCCAGAATCTGGATATGAAAGGAGAGGCATCCCATGTCTGA
- a CDS encoding amino acid ABC transporter ATP-binding protein, with protein MSEPIIEVRHLSKSFGTHVVLRDVDFTVNHGDVTCVIGASGSGKSTLLRCINLLETPTHGSVLFHGQDITAKGSDPCAYRAKVGMVFQSFNLFNNMTVLDNCTAGLRYVLHQDKETARKTALSNLEKVGMAPYVNAKPRQLSGGQKQRVAIARALSMQPEVLLFDEPTSALDPQMVGEVLSVMRQLAKEGLTMIVVTHEMAFARDVSSHVVYMADGVICEEGTPADIFEHPQNHRTIEFLSRFREQ; from the coding sequence ATGTCTGAACCCATCATTGAGGTGCGCCACCTCTCCAAAAGCTTTGGCACCCACGTGGTGCTGCGCGATGTTGACTTTACCGTCAACCACGGCGATGTTACCTGCGTGATCGGCGCCTCCGGCAGCGGAAAATCCACGCTGCTGCGCTGCATCAACCTGCTGGAGACCCCCACCCACGGCAGCGTGCTGTTCCATGGGCAGGACATCACGGCCAAAGGCTCTGACCCCTGCGCCTACCGCGCCAAGGTGGGCATGGTGTTCCAGAGCTTCAACCTCTTCAACAACATGACCGTGCTGGACAACTGCACCGCCGGCCTGCGCTACGTGCTGCACCAGGACAAGGAGACCGCCCGCAAGACGGCCTTGAGCAACCTGGAAAAGGTGGGCATGGCCCCCTACGTCAACGCCAAGCCCCGCCAGCTTTCCGGCGGCCAGAAGCAGCGCGTGGCCATCGCCCGTGCGCTGTCCATGCAGCCAGAAGTGCTGCTGTTTGACGAGCCTACCTCCGCCCTGGACCCCCAGATGGTGGGTGAAGTGCTGAGCGTTATGCGCCAGCTGGCCAAGGAGGGCCTGACCATGATCGTCGTCACCCACGAGATGGCCTTCGCCCGCGATGTTTCCAGCCATGTGGTCTACATGGCTGACGGTGTCATCTGCGAGGAAGGCACCCCCGCCGACATCTTTGAGCATCCCCAGAACCACCGCACCATCGAGTTCCTCTCCCGCTTCCGCGAGCAGTAA
- a CDS encoding MarR family transcriptional regulator, producing the protein MIPVLAFVQHYKKFYTSQFESAAVRHGLNQLEIDILLFLHNNPDCRTASDICRYRGLAKSNVSKAVEHLRTMGLLTVSPAADNRRQRMLGFTDAAAPLVQELHAIQQAATAAVTADLTPAEAQAMQDYMARMDATLCRRLAEKGETL; encoded by the coding sequence TTGATCCCGGTACTGGCCTTTGTACAGCACTATAAAAAGTTCTATACATCCCAGTTTGAATCCGCCGCGGTCCGCCATGGGCTGAACCAGCTGGAGATCGACATCCTGCTGTTCCTGCATAACAACCCGGATTGCCGCACTGCCAGCGACATCTGCCGCTACCGCGGGCTGGCTAAGTCCAATGTGTCCAAGGCGGTGGAGCATCTGCGCACCATGGGCCTGCTGACGGTAAGCCCGGCCGCCGATAACCGCCGCCAGCGGATGCTGGGCTTTACCGACGCTGCCGCGCCGCTGGTACAGGAGCTTCACGCTATCCAGCAGGCCGCCACCGCCGCCGTGACCGCCGACCTGACCCCCGCCGAGGCGCAGGCCATGCAGGACTATATGGCCCGCATGGATGCCACCCTCTGCCGCCGCCTTGCAGAAAAAGGAGAAACACTATGA
- a CDS encoding sulfite exporter TauE/SafE family protein, translating to MTYLVAFIVCFIAGIGAGLGTGFAGMSAAAVISPILITFLGMDPYMAVGIALASDVLASAVSAYTYKKNGNLDVKNGAVMMAAVLVFTMVGSFVASKVPGTTMGSFSVFMTMLLGVKFIVRPVMTTKEAMQGVSAQKRLVQSLVCGMGVGFICGFIGAGGGMMMLLLLTSVLGYELKTAVGTSVFIMTFTALTGAVSHFAIGGAPDLFCLVCCVLSTLLWARIAAKFANKAEPTTLNRATGVVLVILGVAILGVKYL from the coding sequence ATGACCTATCTTGTGGCATTTATCGTTTGCTTTATCGCCGGTATCGGCGCGGGCTTGGGCACCGGCTTTGCGGGCATGAGCGCCGCCGCCGTCATCAGCCCGATACTCATCACCTTTTTGGGGATGGACCCCTACATGGCCGTGGGCATCGCCCTGGCAAGCGACGTGCTGGCAAGCGCCGTCTCGGCCTATACCTACAAGAAAAACGGCAACCTGGATGTGAAAAACGGCGCTGTGATGATGGCCGCCGTGCTGGTGTTTACGATGGTGGGCAGCTTTGTAGCCAGCAAGGTGCCCGGCACGACCATGGGCAGCTTCTCGGTGTTTATGACGATGCTGCTGGGCGTCAAGTTCATCGTGCGGCCTGTCATGACCACCAAGGAGGCCATGCAGGGCGTCAGTGCCCAGAAGCGGCTGGTGCAGTCGCTGGTCTGCGGCATGGGCGTGGGTTTTATCTGCGGCTTTATCGGCGCAGGCGGCGGCATGATGATGCTGCTCCTGCTCACCTCGGTGCTGGGGTACGAGCTGAAGACCGCCGTGGGCACCAGCGTGTTTATCATGACCTTTACGGCCCTGACGGGTGCGGTCAGCCACTTTGCCATTGGCGGTGCGCCGGACCTGTTCTGCCTGGTATGCTGTGTGCTCAGCACCCTGTTGTGGGCGCGCATCGCGGCCAAGTTTGCCAATAAGGCCGAACCAACCACCCTCAACCGCGCCACCGGCGTAGTGCTGGTGATTTTGGGCGTGGCCATTTTGGGTGTGAAGTATCTGTAA
- a CDS encoding DegV family protein yields the protein MIRIVTDSAADLTARDLETPGVTVVPMGITFADGTATVDDGSMTKDEFFTRLAEDSKLPRTSQPSPASFIELFEEAADAGDEVIVITIAQKLSGTYQCASLAAAETDVKVYIIDSETATQGEAIIVREAIRLREQGLSASRIAAELETFKKRVRVVAIVDSLKHLQKGGRLPAAVAIVGGALGIKPVLALSDGAIHLVDKGRGRPGALVAMYRQLDKQGGVDPAYGYTLLYSDDKQLTAPVHHYLHQNLHLTGGRVGQIGPTIGTHIGPGAVGVAFVIPE from the coding sequence ATGATCCGTATCGTCACTGACTCGGCGGCCGATTTGACCGCCCGCGACCTGGAGACCCCCGGCGTGACCGTTGTGCCCATGGGCATCACCTTTGCCGATGGCACCGCCACCGTGGATGACGGCAGCATGACCAAGGACGAGTTCTTCACCCGCCTGGCCGAGGACAGCAAGCTGCCCCGCACCAGCCAGCCCAGCCCGGCTTCGTTTATCGAGCTGTTTGAGGAAGCTGCCGATGCAGGGGATGAGGTCATTGTCATCACTATCGCGCAAAAGCTTTCCGGCACCTACCAGTGCGCCAGCCTGGCCGCCGCCGAGACCGACGTCAAAGTCTACATCATCGACTCCGAGACCGCGACCCAGGGCGAGGCCATCATCGTGCGGGAGGCCATCCGCCTGCGGGAGCAGGGGCTTTCCGCCTCCCGCATTGCGGCCGAGCTGGAGACCTTTAAAAAGCGGGTGCGGGTCGTTGCCATCGTGGACAGCCTGAAGCACCTGCAAAAGGGCGGCCGCCTGCCTGCCGCCGTGGCTATCGTGGGCGGTGCACTGGGCATCAAACCGGTGCTGGCGCTGTCCGACGGTGCGATCCATCTGGTAGACAAAGGCCGCGGCCGTCCCGGTGCGCTGGTAGCCATGTACCGCCAGTTGGACAAGCAGGGCGGCGTGGACCCGGCCTACGGCTATACGCTGCTGTATAGCGACGATAAGCAGCTTACCGCCCCGGTGCACCACTATCTGCACCAAAACCTGCACCTGACCGGCGGGCGCGTGGGGCAGATCGGCCCCACCATCGGCACCCACATCGGCCCCGGCGCGGTGGGCGTGGCCTTTGTCATCCCGGAATAA
- the rmuC gene encoding DNA recombination protein RmuC encodes MEILLYFVLVLALVGDVLLAILLVRSSRPQKPQGPTADDVVNAMTPVLQGETDLLAEQLRAMQGESARTTTATLRDFSAVLAENQRQNAAASTARLESIDRAGAARQKAANDALIAQLTMMETRLKNLEDSNAARLDGVRGALVQGLNTIRADNNQKLDEIRGTVEEKLQDTLQKRINESFRAVSTQLEQVYKGLGEMQNLAADVGSLKQVLSGVKTRGILGEVQLGAILEQILAPGQYAENVATVPGSANRVEFAIKMPGQNGNIWLPIDAKFPGDTYAHLQAALERGDAAAAAAMRKALQSVLRQEAKDIHDKYIEVPYTTSFGILFLPFEGLYAEVVSSGITEVLQRDYQITVAGPSTMAALLNALQMGFRTLAIQKRSGEVWTILGAVKTEFEKFGVGLQQMQRHLNQTGSDLEELIGPRSRAITRKLESVQQLDPDAAADLLGIEEKSFSV; translated from the coding sequence ATGGAAATCTTACTTTATTTTGTTCTGGTGCTGGCGCTGGTGGGTGATGTGCTGCTGGCCATCTTACTGGTGCGCAGCAGCCGCCCGCAGAAGCCCCAGGGGCCTACCGCCGATGACGTTGTCAACGCGATGACCCCGGTATTGCAGGGCGAGACCGACCTGCTGGCTGAACAGCTGCGGGCGATGCAGGGCGAGAGTGCCCGCACCACCACCGCCACGCTGCGGGACTTTTCCGCCGTGTTGGCCGAGAACCAGCGCCAGAACGCCGCCGCCAGCACCGCCCGGCTGGAGTCCATCGACCGCGCCGGGGCCGCCCGCCAGAAGGCCGCCAACGATGCGCTGATTGCCCAGCTTACGATGATGGAGACCCGCCTGAAGAACCTTGAGGACTCCAACGCTGCCCGCTTGGACGGCGTGCGCGGGGCGCTGGTGCAGGGGCTGAACACCATCCGGGCCGACAACAACCAAAAGCTGGACGAGATCCGCGGCACGGTCGAGGAAAAATTGCAGGACACTCTGCAAAAGCGCATCAATGAGTCTTTCCGCGCCGTCAGCACCCAGCTGGAGCAGGTCTACAAGGGCCTGGGCGAGATGCAGAACCTCGCCGCCGATGTGGGCAGCCTGAAGCAGGTGCTTTCCGGCGTAAAGACCCGCGGCATTTTGGGCGAGGTACAGCTTGGCGCGATTCTGGAACAGATTTTGGCCCCCGGTCAGTATGCCGAGAACGTGGCCACTGTGCCCGGCAGCGCCAACCGCGTAGAGTTTGCCATCAAGATGCCGGGGCAGAACGGCAACATCTGGCTGCCCATCGACGCCAAGTTCCCCGGTGACACCTACGCCCACCTGCAGGCGGCTTTGGAGCGCGGCGACGCTGCCGCGGCGGCCGCCATGCGCAAGGCACTGCAGTCGGTGCTGCGGCAGGAGGCCAAGGACATTCACGATAAGTACATCGAGGTGCCCTACACCACCAGCTTCGGCATCCTGTTTCTGCCCTTTGAGGGGCTGTATGCCGAGGTGGTTTCCAGCGGAATCACGGAAGTTTTGCAGCGGGATTATCAAATCACGGTAGCAGGCCCGTCCACCATGGCGGCGCTGCTGAACGCTTTGCAGATGGGCTTCCGCACGCTGGCGATCCAAAAGCGTTCCGGCGAGGTGTGGACGATTTTGGGCGCTGTCAAGACAGAATTTGAGAAGTTCGGCGTCGGCTTACAGCAGATGCAGCGCCACCTGAACCAGACCGGCTCCGACCTGGAGGAGCTGATCGGCCCGCGCAGCCGCGCCATCACCCGCAAGCTGGAATCGGTGCAGCAGTTAGACCCCGATGCCGCCGCCGATCTGCTGGGCATTGAAGAAAAGAGTTTTTCCGTATAG
- a CDS encoding YerC/YecD family TrpR-related protein, producing the protein MRPDMNQQNERCTDLYEAILRLENLDECIRFFDDLCAVTELRTMEQRYAVAGCLLQGKVYSEIRRETGASSATVSRVNRMLNYGTGSVAASVKHDLEQKSQEDENK; encoded by the coding sequence ATGCGCCCTGACATGAACCAACAAAACGAACGCTGCACCGATTTGTATGAAGCCATCCTCCGGCTGGAAAACCTGGACGAGTGCATCCGCTTTTTTGACGACCTGTGCGCTGTGACCGAGCTGCGCACTATGGAGCAGCGCTATGCCGTGGCAGGCTGCCTGCTGCAGGGCAAGGTCTACAGCGAGATCCGCCGCGAAACCGGTGCGTCCAGCGCCACCGTCAGCCGCGTGAACCGTATGCTGAACTACGGCACCGGCAGCGTGGCCGCCAGCGTCAAGCACGATCTGGAGCAGAAGAGCCAAGAGGACGAGAACAAATAA
- a CDS encoding galactose mutarotase, whose translation MSVSITDFGKLTTGQPVQLVTLKNDKIEVQLLTYAAIIHRIIVPDRKGSPTDVVLGYPTARDYELNTDSMGAAVGRFANRIGGAQFPLYEEIVHVTPNSAGNCLHSGLHGFNHALFTAEVTRGETDSVTMTAHSPAGTDGFPGNFDLEIQYSLVKEGLMIRYSATTDAPTVCNMTNHSYFNLNGHGSGSALGHRISVDADAYLEADENSVPTGRKLPVKGTPMDFTEEKTPGRDINADYPALVQAKGYDQCYIIRDSGLRHAAWATGPETGIRMEVLTTLPGMHLYTANYLAPQTACKDDARYEARDAVCFETEDFPDAPNHPDFPDTTLLPDAPYSSTTIYRFDIAPM comes from the coding sequence ATGTCTGTTTCTATCACTGATTTCGGCAAACTGACTACCGGCCAGCCGGTGCAGCTGGTCACCCTGAAAAACGATAAGATCGAGGTGCAGCTGTTGACCTATGCGGCCATCATCCACCGCATCATTGTGCCGGACCGCAAGGGCAGCCCCACCGACGTGGTGCTGGGCTACCCCACCGCCCGGGATTACGAACTGAACACCGACAGCATGGGCGCTGCCGTGGGCCGCTTTGCCAACCGCATTGGCGGCGCGCAGTTTCCCCTGTATGAGGAGATCGTCCATGTAACGCCCAACAGCGCGGGCAACTGCCTGCACAGTGGTCTGCACGGCTTCAACCACGCCCTGTTCACTGCCGAGGTCACCCGCGGTGAGACCGACAGCGTGACGATGACTGCCCACAGTCCTGCCGGCACCGACGGATTCCCCGGCAACTTTGATTTGGAGATCCAATACAGCCTGGTGAAAGAGGGCCTGATGATCCGTTACAGCGCCACCACCGATGCCCCCACCGTCTGCAACATGACCAACCACAGCTACTTTAACCTCAACGGCCACGGCAGCGGCTCGGCCCTGGGCCACCGCATCAGCGTGGACGCCGACGCCTATCTGGAAGCTGACGAGAACAGCGTGCCCACCGGCCGCAAACTGCCGGTCAAGGGCACCCCGATGGACTTTACCGAGGAAAAGACCCCCGGCCGGGACATCAACGCCGACTACCCTGCTCTGGTGCAGGCCAAAGGCTACGACCAGTGCTACATCATCCGGGACAGCGGCCTGCGCCACGCCGCCTGGGCTACCGGCCCCGAGACCGGCATTCGCATGGAGGTGCTGACCACCCTGCCCGGCATGCACTTGTATACCGCCAACTATCTTGCACCCCAGACAGCCTGCAAGGATGATGCCCGCTACGAAGCCCGCGATGCCGTCTGCTTCGAGACCGAGGATTTCCCCGACGCCCCGAACCATCCCGATTTCCCCGATACGACCCTGCTGCCGGATGCCCCGTACAGCTCCACCACGATCTATCGGTTCGACATCGCACCTATGTAA